A portion of the bacterium (Candidatus Blackallbacteria) CG13_big_fil_rev_8_21_14_2_50_49_14 genome contains these proteins:
- a CDS encoding tRNA-(ms[2]io[6]A)-hydroxylase: protein MTQNTIDKTHEKIDFELKCPTDPGWAQVVVDQFDPFLQDHANCERKASALAMSLIMKYSDKLEIIPHMIRLAQEELEHFRQVYALMEERGIRMGKEIKDPYVNQLLEACRTTPEERFLDRMLISSIIEARGAERFALVSEALPDERLKAFYHRLWASELKHGHLFVNLMLNYFPREVIEKRLDQLLEVEAGIIPGLEWRPSLH, encoded by the coding sequence CCCTACCGATCCCGGTTGGGCCCAGGTGGTGGTAGATCAATTTGACCCCTTTTTACAGGATCATGCCAATTGTGAGCGCAAGGCATCAGCTTTGGCCATGAGCCTGATTATGAAATATTCTGATAAGCTTGAAATTATTCCCCATATGATTCGTTTGGCACAGGAAGAACTTGAGCATTTTCGCCAAGTCTATGCTCTGATGGAAGAGCGGGGGATCCGCATGGGCAAAGAGATCAAAGATCCTTATGTCAATCAGCTTTTAGAGGCTTGCCGTACAACGCCCGAAGAGCGTTTTCTGGATCGTATGCTGATCTCTTCGATTATTGAAGCCCGTGGCGCCGAGCGTTTTGCTTTGGTTTCAGAGGCCTTACCGGATGAGCGTTTAAAGGCTTTTTATCACCGTTTATGGGCCAGTGAACTGAAACACGGGCATTTGTTTGTCAATCTGATGCTCAACTATTTCCCGCGCGAAGTGATTGAAAAACGTCTGGATCAATTGTTGGAAGTGGAAGCCGGTATTATTCCCGGGCTTGAATGGCGCCCTTCGTTGCATTAA